A region of Nitrospira sp. DNA encodes the following proteins:
- a CDS encoding archease has product MSHAFHFLDDVAIADLAFEASGNSLQELFQGATCAVIEALADPTTVGSTWRQMLERTDEDPAELLFDWLSELVYWKDAAGVVFSRSELTLARQDHDCWKLTGFLYGEPVNGSAQTLRADVKGVTKHLYRLRQKDEQWTVMVVLDV; this is encoded by the coding sequence ATGTCCCACGCATTTCACTTTCTGGACGATGTCGCCATAGCCGATCTGGCGTTCGAGGCCTCCGGCAATTCGCTCCAGGAACTCTTCCAAGGGGCGACCTGTGCGGTCATCGAAGCGCTGGCTGATCCCACGACAGTGGGATCTACTTGGCGGCAAATGCTTGAACGCACCGATGAGGATCCCGCCGAACTGTTGTTCGATTGGCTCTCGGAACTTGTGTACTGGAAGGATGCAGCCGGGGTAGTATTCAGTCGGTCGGAACTCACGCTGGCTCGCCAGGACCACGACTGCTGGAAACTGACGGGGTTCCTGTACGGAGAGCCGGTCAACGGCTCAGCTCAGACCCTGAGGGCCGATGTGAAGGGAGTTACCAAGCATCTCTATCGTCTTCGACAGAAAGACGAGCAGTGGACGGTCATGGTGGTGTTGGACGTATGA